Proteins encoded by one window of Streptomyces sp. ALI-76-A:
- a CDS encoding fumarate reductase/succinate dehydrogenase flavoprotein subunit: protein MTVVDRQEWDVVVVGAGGAGLRAAIEARERGARTAVICKSLFGKAHTVMAEGGIAAAMGNANAGDNWQVHFRDTMRGGKFLNQWRMAELHAQEAPDRVWELETWGALFDRTKDGRISQRNFGGHEYPRLAHVGDRTGLELIRTLQQKIVALQQEDHRETGDYESRLKVFQECTVTRILMDGDRVSGVFGYERDSGRFFVLEAPAVVIATGGIGKSFKVTSNSWEYTGDGHALALLAGAPLLNMEFVQFHPTGMVWPPSVKGILVTESVRGDGGVLRNSEGKRFMFDYIPDVFKEKYAESEEEGDRWYEDPDHNRRPPELLPRDEVARAINSEVKAGRGSPHGGVFLDVSTRMPAEVIRRRLPSMYHQFKELADVDITAEPMEVGPTCHYVMGGIAVESDTAAARGVPGLYAAGEVAGGMHGSNRLGGNSLSDLLVFGRRAGWHAAEHAAGLAADRPPVDDVQVDTAAAEALRPFSAEPAGAPPENPYTLHQELQQTMNDLVGIIRREGEMEQALEKLADLRVRARRAGVEGHRQFNPGWHLALDLRNMLLVSECVARAALERTESRGGHTREDHPGMDREWRRVNLLCRLTDPTGGLAATDPVRGQIDLTRETTEPVRRDLLALFDKEELVKYLAEEELYE from the coding sequence ATGACCGTGGTCGACCGCCAGGAGTGGGACGTCGTCGTGGTGGGCGCGGGCGGCGCGGGCCTGCGCGCCGCCATCGAGGCACGTGAGCGGGGTGCCCGTACCGCCGTGATCTGCAAGTCGCTGTTCGGCAAGGCGCACACGGTGATGGCCGAGGGCGGCATCGCGGCGGCGATGGGCAACGCCAACGCCGGGGACAACTGGCAGGTCCACTTCCGCGACACCATGCGCGGCGGCAAGTTCCTCAACCAGTGGCGGATGGCCGAGCTGCACGCCCAGGAGGCGCCGGACCGGGTGTGGGAGCTGGAGACCTGGGGCGCGCTGTTCGACCGGACGAAGGACGGCCGGATCTCGCAGCGCAACTTCGGCGGCCACGAGTACCCGCGCCTCGCCCACGTCGGCGACCGCACCGGCCTGGAGCTGATCCGCACACTCCAGCAGAAGATCGTCGCGCTCCAGCAGGAGGACCACCGGGAGACCGGGGACTACGAGTCCCGGCTCAAGGTGTTCCAGGAGTGCACGGTCACCCGGATCCTCATGGACGGCGACCGCGTCTCGGGCGTCTTCGGGTACGAGCGCGACTCCGGCCGTTTCTTCGTGCTGGAGGCCCCGGCCGTGGTGATCGCGACCGGCGGCATCGGCAAGTCCTTCAAGGTGACGTCGAACTCGTGGGAGTACACGGGCGACGGCCACGCGCTGGCCCTGCTCGCCGGCGCGCCCCTGCTGAACATGGAGTTCGTCCAGTTCCACCCGACGGGCATGGTCTGGCCGCCGTCCGTGAAGGGCATCCTGGTCACCGAGTCGGTGCGCGGCGACGGAGGCGTCCTGCGCAACTCCGAGGGCAAGCGGTTCATGTTCGACTACATCCCCGACGTCTTCAAGGAGAAGTACGCCGAGTCGGAGGAGGAGGGCGACCGCTGGTACGAGGACCCGGACCACAACCGGCGCCCGCCCGAGCTGCTCCCCCGTGACGAGGTGGCCCGGGCGATCAACTCCGAGGTGAAGGCGGGCCGCGGCTCCCCGCACGGCGGGGTCTTCCTGGACGTGTCGACGCGGATGCCCGCCGAGGTCATCCGGCGCCGGCTGCCGTCCATGTACCACCAGTTCAAGGAGCTGGCGGACGTCGACATCACCGCGGAGCCGATGGAGGTCGGGCCCACCTGCCACTACGTGATGGGCGGCATCGCGGTCGAGTCCGACACGGCCGCCGCGCGCGGGGTGCCGGGGCTGTACGCGGCCGGCGAGGTGGCCGGCGGCATGCACGGCTCCAACCGGCTCGGCGGCAACTCCCTCTCGGACCTGCTGGTGTTCGGGCGGCGGGCCGGCTGGCACGCGGCCGAGCACGCGGCCGGGCTCGCGGCGGACCGGCCGCCGGTGGACGACGTCCAGGTCGACACGGCTGCGGCGGAGGCGCTGCGACCGTTCTCGGCGGAGCCCGCCGGGGCGCCGCCGGAGAACCCGTACACGCTGCACCAGGAACTCCAGCAGACGATGAACGACCTGGTCGGCATCATCCGCCGCGAGGGGGAGATGGAGCAGGCCCTGGAGAAGCTGGCGGACCTGCGCGTACGGGCCCGCCGGGCCGGCGTGGAGGGCCACCGCCAGTTCAACCCCGGCTGGCATCTCGCGCTGGACCTCAGGAACATGCTGCTGGTCAGCGAGTGCGTGGCCCGGGCCGCGCTGGAGCGCACCGAGTCGCGCGGCGGCCACACCCGCGAGGACCACCCGGGGATGGACCGCGAGTGGCGCCGCGTCAACCTCCTGTGCCGGCTCACGGACCCCACCGGGGGGCTGGCGGCGACCGATCCGGTGCGCGGCCAGATCGACCTCACCCGTGAGACCACCGAACCCGTCCGCCGCGACCTGCTCGCCCTCTTCGACAAGGAGGAGCTGGTCAAGTACCTCGCCGAAGAGGAGCTGTACGAATGA
- a CDS encoding ABC transporter family substrate-binding protein codes for MSHDGVGPRSSRPSPACRGASGGAPRPAVLLTAGVLAVSALSGCGSADPAGKPLAGQDIAPAARARVADGGTLRWAVDAVPETLNTFQADADAATTRIAQAVLPAMYRLDRNGRPERDPDYLESAKIVETEPRQVVLYKLNQQAVWSDGREVGAADFAAQWRALSGKDTAYWTARNAGYERIERIERGANDLEVRVTFGRPYADWRSLFSPLYPKDVMGSPDSFNDGARRKLKVTAGPFSLKKVDRQDGEVTLTRNPRWWGEPAKLSGIVLRAVERDKRAAALAAGKLDLAEIDPEAAGRITRAQNRNTPLQGPGGSRAAADALHSWAVVNGSDEDAAYEELSARKKQRRAVARYERQQAALQGFEVRKSLEPAYTQLALNGAGGPLADERVRRAVARALDRKELAEAVLGPLGLPAVPVGSHLALSGQAAYADNSGALGGQDTAEARALLADAGWVPGGPVKKEKKKGEKAAGTEGEKDGGSGKDGEESGGGDEGTYIVGEDGKARGEADPADRGRHGEDRSTHLARDGRQYANKLKQGGAPGAYAPKGTAAPAGAAAGALAKDGKPLTLRFVLPSGPGSKPLRTVADRITAMLEKVGIRTEISKVADESYFKDHIASGQYDLALYSWPASAFPATDARPIFAKPVPAADGSLNVEQNYTRVGTDQVDQLFDQAVGTLDENESRSLIRKADSRIWAAAGSIPLYQRPQLTAVRKDVANAGAFGFRTPVYEDMGFLKKKGTRAAAGGSSDD; via the coding sequence ATGTCCCACGACGGCGTCGGACCCAGATCCTCTCGTCCATCTCCGGCCTGCCGCGGAGCGTCCGGAGGGGCCCCGCGGCCGGCCGTGCTCCTCACCGCGGGCGTGCTCGCGGTGTCCGCGCTGTCCGGATGCGGCTCCGCGGACCCGGCGGGCAAACCCCTCGCCGGCCAGGACATCGCACCGGCCGCCCGCGCCCGGGTCGCCGACGGCGGCACGCTGCGCTGGGCCGTGGACGCCGTACCGGAGACGCTGAACACGTTCCAGGCGGACGCGGACGCCGCCACCACCCGGATCGCGCAGGCGGTGCTGCCGGCGATGTACCGGCTGGACCGGAACGGGCGGCCGGAGCGCGACCCCGACTACCTGGAGTCCGCGAAGATCGTCGAGACCGAGCCCCGGCAGGTCGTGCTGTACAAGCTGAACCAGCAGGCCGTGTGGAGCGACGGCCGGGAGGTCGGCGCCGCCGACTTCGCCGCCCAGTGGCGTGCCCTGTCCGGCAAGGACACCGCGTACTGGACCGCCCGCAACGCCGGCTACGAGCGCATCGAGCGGATCGAGCGCGGGGCGAACGACCTGGAGGTCAGGGTCACCTTCGGGCGGCCGTACGCCGACTGGCGGTCACTGTTCTCGCCGCTCTACCCGAAGGACGTCATGGGCAGCCCGGACTCCTTCAACGACGGGGCCCGGCGCAAGCTGAAGGTCACCGCCGGTCCGTTCTCGCTGAAGAAGGTGGACCGGCAGGACGGCGAGGTCACCCTCACCCGCAACCCGCGCTGGTGGGGCGAGCCCGCCAAGTTGTCCGGGATCGTGCTGCGGGCCGTCGAGCGGGACAAGCGGGCCGCCGCGCTGGCGGCCGGGAAGCTCGACCTCGCCGAGATCGACCCGGAGGCGGCCGGGCGCATCACGCGCGCCCAGAACCGGAACACCCCGCTCCAGGGGCCGGGCGGCAGCCGTGCCGCCGCGGACGCCCTGCACTCCTGGGCCGTCGTCAACGGCTCCGACGAGGACGCGGCCTACGAGGAGCTCAGCGCGCGCAAGAAGCAGCGCCGGGCCGTCGCCCGGTACGAGCGGCAGCAGGCGGCCCTCCAGGGCTTCGAGGTCCGCAAGTCCCTGGAACCGGCCTACACCCAGCTCGCCCTCAACGGCGCCGGCGGTCCGCTCGCCGACGAGCGGGTCCGCCGGGCGGTGGCCCGCGCCCTGGACCGCAAGGAGCTGGCCGAGGCCGTCCTCGGCCCGCTCGGTCTGCCCGCGGTGCCCGTCGGCAGCCACCTCGCACTGTCCGGGCAGGCCGCGTACGCCGACAACAGCGGCGCGCTCGGCGGCCAGGACACCGCGGAGGCGCGGGCACTGCTCGCGGACGCCGGATGGGTGCCGGGCGGCCCGGTGAAGAAGGAGAAGAAGAAGGGCGAGAAGGCGGCCGGCACCGAGGGCGAGAAGGACGGCGGGTCCGGGAAGGACGGCGAGGAGTCGGGGGGCGGTGACGAGGGCACGTACATCGTCGGCGAGGACGGCAAGGCGCGCGGCGAGGCGGACCCGGCGGACCGCGGGAGGCACGGGGAGGACCGCTCCACGCACCTCGCCCGGGACGGCAGGCAGTACGCGAACAAGCTGAAGCAGGGCGGCGCGCCCGGGGCGTACGCCCCCAAGGGGACCGCCGCGCCGGCCGGTGCCGCGGCCGGGGCGCTGGCCAAGGACGGCAAGCCGCTCACGCTCCGCTTCGTGCTTCCCTCGGGCCCCGGCTCGAAGCCGCTGCGGACCGTCGCCGACCGCATCACGGCGATGCTGGAGAAGGTCGGCATCCGCACCGAGATCTCCAAGGTCGCGGACGAGAGCTACTTCAAGGACCACATCGCGTCCGGCCAGTACGACCTCGCGCTCTACTCCTGGCCCGCGTCCGCCTTCCCCGCGACCGACGCCCGCCCCATCTTCGCCAAACCGGTCCCGGCCGCCGACGGCTCCCTGAACGTGGAGCAGAACTACACCCGCGTCGGCACGGACCAGGTCGACCAGCTCTTCGACCAGGCGGTCGGCACGCTCGACGAGAACGAGAGCCGGAGCCTCATCCGCAAGGCGGACTCCCGCATCTGGGCCGCCGCCGGTTCCATCCCCCTCTACCAGCGTCCCCAGCTGACGGCCGTGCGCAAGGACGTGGCCAACGCGGGCGCCTTCGGCTTCCGGACACCGGTCTACGAGGACATGGGCTTCCTGAAGAAGAAGGGGACGCGTGCGGCGGCCGGGGGGTCGTCCGACGACTGA
- the typA gene encoding translational GTPase TypA, producing MATRHDIRNVAIVAHVDHGKTTLVDAMLKQAGAFAAHAAESLDDRMMDSNDLEREKGITILAKNTAVKYHPKDGSDVITINIIDTPGHADFGGEVERGLSMVDAVVLLVDASEGPLPQTRFVLRKALQARLPVILCINKTDRPDSRIDEVVNEAYDLFLDLDADEDQIEFPIVYACARDGVASLTKPEDGTVPADSDSLEPFFTTILSHVPAPEYDEEAPLQAHVTNLDADNFLGRIALLRVEQGELRKGQTVTWIKRDGTMATVRITELLMTEALTRKPAEKAGPGDICAVAGIPDIMIGETLADPENPIPLPLITVDEPAISMTIGTNTSPLVGRGGTGKGAENKAAVKDRKVTARQVKDRLDRELVGNVSLRVLDTERPDAWEVQGRGELALAILVEQMRREGFELTIGKPQVVTKIVDGKVYEPVERMTIDVPEEHMGAVTQLMGVRKGRMDNMSNHGSGWVRMEFVVPSRGLIGFRTEFLTGTRGTGIAHSIHEGHEPWFGTLTTRNNGSLVADRAGAVTAFAMTNLQERGVLFVDPGTEVYEGMIVGENSRSDDMDVNITKEKKLTNMRSSSADSFEAIVPPRKLSLEQSLEFCRDDECVEVTPEAVRIRKVNLDARERARAASRAKHG from the coding sequence ATGGCCACGCGCCACGACATCCGCAACGTCGCCATCGTCGCCCACGTCGACCACGGGAAGACGACCCTCGTCGACGCCATGCTCAAGCAGGCGGGTGCCTTCGCCGCGCACGCCGCCGAATCGCTCGACGACCGCATGATGGACTCGAACGACCTGGAGCGTGAGAAGGGCATCACGATCCTGGCCAAGAACACGGCGGTGAAGTACCACCCGAAGGATGGCAGCGATGTCATCACCATCAACATCATCGACACCCCCGGGCACGCCGACTTCGGCGGCGAGGTGGAGCGCGGTCTGTCGATGGTCGACGCGGTCGTGCTGCTCGTCGACGCCTCCGAGGGCCCGCTCCCGCAGACCCGCTTCGTGCTGCGCAAGGCGCTCCAGGCCCGCCTGCCCGTCATCCTGTGCATCAACAAGACGGACCGCCCCGACTCGCGCATCGACGAGGTCGTCAACGAGGCCTACGACCTCTTCCTCGACCTCGACGCCGACGAGGACCAGATCGAGTTCCCGATCGTCTACGCGTGCGCGCGGGACGGCGTGGCCTCGCTGACCAAGCCGGAGGACGGCACCGTCCCGGCCGACAGCGACAGCCTGGAGCCGTTCTTCACCACGATCCTGTCGCACGTGCCGGCCCCCGAGTACGACGAGGAGGCCCCGCTCCAGGCGCACGTCACCAACCTGGACGCGGACAACTTCCTCGGCCGTATCGCGCTGCTCCGCGTCGAGCAGGGCGAGCTGCGCAAGGGCCAGACCGTCACGTGGATCAAGCGCGACGGCACGATGGCCACGGTGCGCATCACCGAGCTGCTGATGACCGAGGCGCTCACCCGCAAGCCCGCCGAGAAGGCCGGCCCGGGTGACATCTGCGCGGTCGCCGGTATCCCGGACATCATGATCGGCGAGACCCTCGCCGACCCCGAGAACCCGATCCCGCTCCCGCTGATCACGGTCGACGAGCCGGCGATCTCCATGACCATCGGCACCAACACCTCGCCGCTGGTCGGCCGGGGCGGCACCGGCAAGGGCGCGGAGAACAAGGCCGCGGTCAAGGACCGCAAGGTCACGGCCCGTCAGGTCAAGGACCGCCTCGACCGCGAGCTGGTCGGCAACGTCAGCCTCCGCGTCCTCGACACCGAGCGCCCCGACGCCTGGGAGGTGCAGGGCCGCGGTGAGCTGGCGCTGGCCATCCTGGTCGAGCAGATGCGCCGCGAGGGCTTCGAGCTGACCATCGGCAAGCCGCAGGTCGTCACCAAGATCGTCGACGGCAAGGTGTACGAGCCGGTCGAGCGCATGACCATCGACGTCCCCGAGGAGCACATGGGCGCGGTCACGCAGCTCATGGGCGTCCGCAAGGGCCGGATGGACAACATGTCGAACCACGGGTCCGGCTGGGTCCGCATGGAGTTCGTCGTCCCGTCGCGCGGACTCATCGGCTTCCGTACGGAGTTCCTGACCGGCACGCGCGGCACCGGCATCGCCCACTCCATCCACGAGGGCCACGAGCCGTGGTTCGGCACGCTGACGACCCGTAACAACGGCTCGCTGGTCGCCGACCGCGCCGGTGCCGTCACCGCCTTCGCGATGACGAACCTCCAGGAGCGCGGCGTGCTGTTCGTGGACCCGGGCACCGAGGTGTACGAGGGCATGATCGTCGGTGAGAACTCGCGCTCCGACGACATGGACGTGAACATCACCAAGGAGAAGAAGCTCACGAACATGCGGTCCTCCTCGGCCGACTCGTTCGAGGCGATCGTCCCGCCGCGCAAGCTGTCGCTGGAGCAGTCCCTGGAGTTCTGCCGCGACGACGAGTGCGTCGAGGTGACCCCGGAGGCGGTGCGCATCCGCAAGGTGAACCTGGACGCCCGCGAGCGCGCCCGCGCCGCGAGCCGCGCCAAGCACGGCTGA
- a CDS encoding ABC transporter substrate-binding protein has protein sequence MRGAKSAKWVAIAAAVALGATACGGSGDSGDDTKAAIDPNGKFSIEVGEPENPLQPANTMESNGSIVTKALFTGLVDYDSSGKIVMMNAQSVDTTDSKTFTVKLKAGWKFHDGTPVTAESYVKAWNWAANPANKQTNSFWFSDIAGYADVAPEKGKAKATEMSGLKVVDDTTFTITLSTPLPYFTYKLGYEVFSPLPESFYADPKAAGEKPVGNGPYKFVSWDHKKQIEVARNDDYQGPNKAKNGGVIFKNYTNLETAYEDLKSGNVDVLRQIAPRDLPVYKADLKDRAVDQAYSAIQTIAPAFYTKQWKGIDPKVLQGLSMAIDRDTITKTVLQNTREPATGWVAKGVTGYQADLGTDIFKYDPAKAKQLIQEGGGVPGNKISIQFNADGGHKEWVEAVCGSITKAVGVACTGDSKADFQADLQAREAKEVKSLYRSGWVLDYPFNANFLRDLFGTKSSGNQSGFSNKEIDTLIAEADSAKTLEESQKLYQELEKKLPDYMPSIPLWYYKVNAGFSEKVTGVKYAQDGDPILTGVEVKK, from the coding sequence ATGCGCGGTGCCAAGAGCGCCAAGTGGGTCGCGATAGCCGCGGCTGTGGCCCTGGGCGCGACCGCCTGTGGTGGCAGCGGTGACAGCGGCGACGACACCAAGGCCGCGATCGACCCGAACGGCAAGTTCTCGATCGAGGTCGGCGAGCCGGAGAACCCGCTGCAGCCGGCGAACACCATGGAGTCCAACGGCAGCATCGTGACGAAGGCCCTGTTCACCGGGCTTGTCGACTACGACTCCAGCGGCAAGATCGTCATGATGAACGCTCAGTCGGTCGACACGACGGACAGCAAGACCTTCACGGTCAAGCTGAAGGCGGGCTGGAAGTTCCACGACGGGACCCCGGTCACGGCCGAGTCCTACGTCAAGGCGTGGAACTGGGCCGCCAACCCGGCCAACAAGCAGACCAACAGCTTCTGGTTCTCGGACATCGCCGGCTACGCGGACGTCGCCCCCGAGAAGGGCAAGGCCAAGGCCACCGAGATGTCCGGCCTGAAGGTCGTCGACGACACCACCTTCACCATCACGCTCAGCACCCCGCTGCCGTACTTCACGTACAAGCTGGGTTACGAGGTCTTCTCGCCGCTGCCCGAGTCCTTCTACGCGGACCCGAAGGCCGCGGGCGAGAAGCCGGTCGGCAACGGCCCCTACAAGTTCGTCAGCTGGGACCACAAGAAGCAGATCGAGGTCGCCCGCAACGACGACTACCAGGGTCCGAACAAGGCCAAGAACGGTGGTGTGATCTTCAAGAACTACACCAACCTGGAGACGGCCTACGAGGACCTCAAGTCCGGCAACGTCGACGTCCTGCGTCAGATCGCGCCCCGCGACCTGCCCGTCTACAAGGCGGACCTCAAGGACCGCGCCGTGGACCAGGCCTACTCCGCGATCCAGACGATCGCCCCGGCCTTCTACACCAAGCAGTGGAAGGGCATCGACCCGAAGGTCCTCCAGGGCCTGTCGATGGCGATCGACCGGGACACCATCACGAAGACCGTGCTCCAGAACACCCGTGAGCCCGCCACCGGCTGGGTCGCCAAGGGTGTCACCGGCTACCAGGCCGACCTGGGCACCGACATCTTCAAGTACGACCCGGCGAAGGCCAAGCAGCTCATCCAGGAGGGCGGCGGCGTCCCGGGCAACAAGATCTCCATCCAGTTCAACGCGGACGGCGGTCACAAGGAGTGGGTGGAGGCCGTCTGCGGCTCCATCACCAAGGCCGTCGGCGTGGCGTGCACCGGTGACTCCAAGGCCGACTTCCAGGCCGACCTCCAGGCGCGTGAGGCGAAGGAGGTCAAGTCCCTGTACCGCTCCGGCTGGGTGCTCGACTACCCCTTCAACGCCAACTTCCTGCGCGACCTGTTCGGCACCAAGTCGTCCGGCAACCAGAGTGGCTTCTCCAACAAGGAGATCGACACCCTGATCGCCGAGGCCGACAGCGCGAAGACGCTGGAGGAGTCGCAGAAGCTGTACCAGGAGCTCGAGAAGAAGCTCCCCGACTACATGCCGAGCATCCCGCTCTGGTACTACAAGGTCAACGCGGGCTTCTCCGAGAAGGTCACCGGCGTCAAGTACGCCCAGGACGGCGACCCGATCCTGACCGGCGTCGAGGTCAAGAAGTAA
- a CDS encoding ABC transporter permease, whose product MGRYVARRLLQMIPVFIGTTLLIFLMVYALPGDPVRGLFGDKGGSPQVIAALRREYGLDQPILVQYWNYMKDMVLHGDFGTQIASGRPVTEVLGDAFPVTLRLASLAFAIEVVLGIALGVVAGLRAGRLTDNVILVMTLLFISIPVFVLGFIAKLVFAEQLHWLDPNVSDSTNYGQLLMPAIVLATASLAYVTRLTRTSIAENRRADYIRTAIAKGLPRKRVVGVHLMRNSMIPVITYLGTDIGALMGGAVVTEGLFNIQGVGGTIYESLVRREGTTLVGLVTILVLIYLLANLLVDLLYAVLDPRIRYA is encoded by the coding sequence ATGGGGCGCTACGTCGCACGACGACTGCTCCAGATGATCCCGGTGTTCATCGGGACGACTTTGCTGATCTTCCTCATGGTCTACGCCCTGCCCGGTGACCCCGTGCGCGGCCTGTTCGGCGACAAGGGCGGCAGCCCGCAGGTGATCGCCGCGCTGAGACGTGAGTACGGTCTGGACCAGCCGATCCTGGTGCAGTACTGGAATTACATGAAGGACATGGTCCTGCACGGGGACTTCGGCACGCAGATCGCCAGTGGCCGCCCGGTCACGGAGGTACTGGGTGACGCGTTCCCGGTGACGCTGCGCCTCGCCTCCCTGGCCTTCGCCATCGAGGTCGTGCTCGGGATCGCCCTCGGTGTGGTGGCGGGCCTGCGCGCCGGCCGGCTCACCGACAACGTGATCCTCGTGATGACCTTGCTCTTCATCTCGATCCCGGTCTTCGTCCTCGGCTTCATCGCCAAGCTGGTCTTCGCCGAGCAGCTCCACTGGCTGGACCCGAACGTGAGCGACTCCACCAACTACGGTCAGCTGCTGATGCCGGCGATCGTCCTGGCGACCGCGTCCCTGGCCTACGTGACCCGGCTCACCCGCACCTCGATCGCGGAGAACCGGCGCGCGGACTACATCCGTACGGCCATCGCCAAGGGCCTGCCGAGGAAACGCGTGGTGGGAGTCCACCTCATGCGCAACTCGATGATCCCCGTGATCACCTACCTGGGCACCGACATCGGTGCGCTGATGGGAGGGGCCGTCGTCACCGAGGGCCTGTTCAACATCCAGGGCGTGGGCGGCACGATCTACGAGTCCCTGGTGCGCCGTGAAGGGACCACGCTGGTCGGCCTGGTGACGATCCTGGTCCTCATCTATCTCCTCGCCAACCTGTTGGTCGACCTGCTCTACGCGGTCCTTGACCCGAGGATTCGCTATGCCTGA
- a CDS encoding ABC transporter permease, which produces MPDVTKTDVKTGSVDPVGGTPAVPPAEPKAEKTRSLWGDAWADLRRSWIFIVSSVLIFFLLLITFFPGWFTSGEPILGDLSKHYLQKPRLGDVGSADWLGYDQQGRSVYARLIYGTRASIAVGFGTTVLVTVVGGLVGMIAGYFGGAIDAVLSRLTDVFFGIPFLLGTMVVLNSFPDRTTWIVIGALGFFGWTQISRVMRGAVITTKQSDYVQAAKALGASTPRIMFRHILPNTLAPVIVVATISLGVYIAAEATLSFLGLGLNGVSWGNDISDGGNQIRVAQWIMLYPSIMLSITVLAFIMLGEAVRNALDPKMR; this is translated from the coding sequence ATGCCTGACGTGACCAAGACCGACGTCAAGACCGGCTCGGTGGATCCGGTCGGCGGGACCCCCGCGGTGCCGCCCGCCGAACCCAAGGCCGAGAAGACCCGCAGTCTGTGGGGCGACGCCTGGGCCGACCTGCGGCGCAGCTGGATCTTCATCGTCTCCAGCGTGCTGATCTTCTTCCTGCTGCTGATCACCTTCTTCCCCGGCTGGTTCACCAGCGGGGAACCGATCCTCGGCGACCTGTCCAAGCACTACCTCCAGAAGCCCAGACTGGGGGACGTGGGCTCGGCCGACTGGCTCGGCTACGACCAGCAGGGCCGCAGTGTGTACGCCCGGCTCATCTACGGCACCCGGGCCTCCATCGCCGTCGGCTTCGGCACCACGGTCCTCGTGACGGTCGTGGGCGGCCTGGTCGGCATGATCGCCGGGTACTTCGGCGGTGCCATCGACGCGGTCCTGTCGCGGCTGACGGACGTCTTCTTCGGCATCCCGTTCCTGCTCGGCACCATGGTCGTGCTCAACTCCTTCCCGGACCGCACGACGTGGATCGTCATCGGCGCGCTGGGCTTCTTCGGCTGGACACAGATCTCCCGCGTGATGCGCGGCGCGGTCATCACCACCAAGCAGTCCGACTACGTGCAGGCCGCCAAGGCGCTGGGCGCGAGCACCCCGCGGATCATGTTCCGGCACATCCTGCCGAACACCCTCGCGCCGGTGATCGTCGTCGCCACCATCTCGCTCGGTGTCTACATCGCGGCCGAGGCGACGCTGTCCTTCCTGGGCCTCGGCCTCAACGGCGTGTCGTGGGGCAACGACATCTCCGACGGCGGCAACCAGATCCGCGTCGCCCAGTGGATCATGCTCTATCCGTCGATCATGCTCAGCATCACGGTGCTGGCGTTCATCATGCTCGGTGAGGCCGTACGCAACGCCCTCGATCCGAAAATGCGCTGA
- a CDS encoding ABC transporter ATP-binding protein has protein sequence MTVIEEVAVPSPREGDDEPLLEVRDLHVEFHTREGVVKAVNGVNYSVKAGETLAVLGESGSGKSVTAQAIMGILDMPPAKIPQGEILFRGQDMLTMSGEDRRKIRGRRIAMIFQDALSSLNPVLSVGYQLGEMFRVHQGLSKKDAKAKAIELMDRVNIPAAAARVGDYPHQFSGGMRQRIMIAMALALEPDLIIADEPTTALDVTVQAQVMDLLAELQREYNMGLILITHDLGVVADVADKIAVMYAGRIVERAPVHELYKRPAHPYTRGLLDSIPRLDQKGQELYAIKGLPPNLLHIPTGCAFNPRCPKAQDICRTDIPDLFPVTEQDGTELPGRASACHFWKETIHG, from the coding sequence GTGACCGTCATCGAAGAAGTAGCCGTGCCCTCGCCGCGCGAGGGCGACGACGAGCCGCTGCTCGAAGTGCGTGACCTGCACGTCGAGTTCCACACCCGCGAGGGTGTCGTCAAGGCCGTCAACGGCGTCAACTACAGCGTCAAGGCCGGCGAGACGCTCGCCGTGCTCGGCGAGTCCGGCTCCGGCAAGTCCGTCACCGCGCAGGCGATCATGGGCATCCTCGACATGCCGCCGGCGAAGATCCCCCAGGGAGAGATCCTCTTCCGCGGGCAGGACATGCTGACGATGTCCGGCGAGGACCGCCGCAAGATCCGCGGCCGTCGCATCGCGATGATCTTCCAGGACGCGCTCAGCTCGCTCAACCCGGTGCTCAGCGTCGGCTACCAGCTCGGCGAGATGTTCCGGGTCCACCAGGGCCTGTCCAAGAAGGACGCCAAGGCCAAGGCGATCGAGCTGATGGACCGGGTGAACATCCCGGCCGCCGCCGCCCGCGTGGGCGACTACCCGCACCAGTTCTCCGGCGGTATGCGCCAGCGCATCATGATCGCCATGGCGCTGGCCCTGGAGCCGGACCTGATCATCGCCGACGAGCCCACCACGGCCCTCGACGTGACGGTCCAGGCCCAGGTCATGGACCTGCTCGCGGAGTTGCAGCGCGAGTACAACATGGGTCTCATCCTGATCACCCACGACCTCGGCGTGGTCGCCGACGTCGCGGACAAGATCGCGGTGATGTACGCGGGCCGGATCGTGGAGCGCGCCCCGGTCCACGAGCTGTACAAGCGCCCGGCGCACCCGTACACGCGGGGTCTGCTGGACTCGATCCCGCGCCTGGACCAGAAGGGCCAGGAGCTCTACGCGATCAAGGGCCTGCCGCCCAACCTGCTGCACATCCCCACCGGTTGCGCCTTCAACCCGCGCTGCCCCAAGGCCCAGGACATCTGCCGTACGGACATCCCGGACCTCTTCCCGGTGACCGAGCAGGACGGCACCGAGCTGCCCGGCCGCGCCTCGGCGTGCCACTTCTGGAAGGAGACGATCCATGGCTGA